The Megalops cyprinoides isolate fMegCyp1 chromosome 10, fMegCyp1.pri, whole genome shotgun sequence genome window below encodes:
- the LOC118784709 gene encoding potassium voltage-gated channel subfamily S member 2-like: MTGQSLEELSGAHFEDNAIRINVGGFKKRLLSDMLSRFPETRLARLLRCQSKESILELCDDYDDNEKEFYFDRNPALFPYVLNFYNTGRLHVMAELCIFSFSQEIEYWGINEFFIDSCCSNAYHCRKMEPEREDWEDKSEEGSTTSSFDELLEFYSDATKFDKQPLGSLRRRIWLMLDNPGYSIASRIISVLSILVVLGSIATMCMNSMTEFTLYDSEGQPHEDPRFETVEHFGIGWFTFELVARFAVAPDLLHFFEHPLNLIDLVSILPFYLTLIINLVAESSPTLANLGRVAQVLRLMRIFRILKLARHSTGLRSLGATLKNSYKEVGLLLLYLAVGVSFFSVMAYTVEKEDNDGLTTIPACWWWATVSMTTVGYGDVVPGSIAGKLTASACILAGILVVVLPITLIFNKFSLFYKRQKQLEIAMRSCDFDEDIKEVPSVNLRNYYAHKVKSLMASLSNMSRSSPSEHSLSESIN; encoded by the coding sequence ATGACAGGACAGAGTCTTGAAGAACTGAGCGGAGCTCATTTTGAAGACAATGCAATACGCATCAATGTCGGAGGTTTCAAGAAAAGACTTCTGTCAGACATGCTGTCTCGATTTCCCGAAACTAGACTGGCTCGTTTACTGCGGTGTCAGTCAAAGGAATCCATCCTGGAATTGTGCGACGATTACGACGACAACGAAAAAGAGTTCTACTTCGACAGGAACCCGGCTCTGTTTCCCTACGTCTTGAATTTCTACAACACTGGCCGGCTGCACGTCATGGCAGAACTATGCATCTTCTCCTTCAGCCAAGAAATAGAATACTGGGGCATAAACGAGTTCTTCATAGACTCCTGTTGCAGCAACGCTTATCACTGCAGGAAAATGGAGCCGGAGCGAGAGGACTGGGAGGACAAAAGCGAGGAGGGAAGCACCACCTCTTCGTTCGATGAGCTTCTAGAGTTCTACAGTGACGCGACTAAGTTCGACAAGCAGCCGCTGGGAAGTCTAAGACGACGGATCTGGCTGATGCTTGACAACCCCGGGTATTCGATCGCAAGCCGCATAATCAGTGTGCTTTCTATTCTTGTTGTGCTGGGCTCTATTGCCACCATGTGCATGAACAGTATGACCGAGTTCACTTTGTACGACAGCGAGGGCCAGCCGCACGAGGACCCTCGGTTTGAAACTGTGGAGCACTTTGGAATAGGGTGGTTCACCTTTGAGCTAGTGGCGAGGTTCGCGGTTGCTCCCGACCTCCTCCACTTCTTCGAACACCCGTTGAACCTCATTGACCTCGTGTCAATCTTGCCATTCTACCTGACTCTCATTATTAACCTGGTGGCGGAGAGCAGCCCGACTCTGGCCAACCTTGGGCGCGTGGCGCAGGTGCTGAGGCTGATGAGGATCTTCCGCATCCTGAAACTCGCGCGCCACTCCACCGGACTCCGTTCCCTCGGAGCGACGCTTAAGAACAGTTACAAAGAGGTGGGCCTCCTCCTGCTCTATCTGGCGGTAGGAGTCTCGTTCTTTTCCGTGATGGCCTACACCGTGGAGAAAGAGGACAACGACGGGCTGACAACCATCCCCGCCTGCTGGTGGTGGGCGACAGTCAGCATGACTACAGTGGGCTACGGGGACGTGGTCCCGGGATCTATAGCTGGGAAACTGACCGCGTCTGCATGCATCCTCGCGGGCATCCTGGTGGTTGTGCTTCCTATCACGCTCATCTTCAACAAGTTCTCTCTCTTCTATAAAAGACAGAAGCAGCTGGAGATCGCAATGAGGAGCTGCGATTTCGACGAAGACATAAAAGAGGTCCCGTCGGTTAATTTACGAAACTATTATGCGCATAAGGTGAAATCACTGATGGCAAGCTTGTCTAATATGAGCCGGAGCTCTCCCAGTGAACACAGTCTGAGCGAATCTATAAATTAA